The Flammeovirga yaeyamensis genome segment TACAAATAAAAGGAATAGGTATCTTGCTTATTGTTTTGCACAATTTTTTTCATTGGGTACAGCCCTCAACTGGAGAGAATGAATTTTTTTTTGATATCCTATTTTTTAAAAATTATGCTACATTATTAATAGATTATCCAGAACAATTTGTCAACTTATCATTTTCTTTTTTTGGACATTATGGAGTACAATTATTTATTTTCATAAGTGGATATGGTTTAAGTACATCGTATTCTATTAAAACCTCAACTTATTTTGCCTTTATAAAACATCGATTATTGAAAGTTTACCCCCCATTTTTGATTGGTGTTTTTGTTTTATGTCTTTATACCTTTTTTTTAAATAAAAAGGTGTTATCCATTCAATGGGGTCTATCTATTATATATAAGTTATTATCAATCCATATTTTCTTGCCAGAAGAAGCTTTAAGTATAAACGGTCCTTGGTGGTTTTTTGGATTAATAATCCATTTTTATTTCATCTTTATTCCCCTTCAGAGGCTTATAAATCGATATGGTATTAGCGGTTTTCTTGGAATTAATTTTAGCGCTTATTTACTTATATTTCTATTACTTGAGCCATTATTAGAACATAAAATTTATGTTATGGCCAATGTGATAGGTCATTTACCCGAGTTTACTTTAGGTATCTTCATTGCATCAAGAAAAGTGATAAGCATTCGAAAAAGTTGGTTTTTTATAGCATTGATTACTTTTAGTTTAGGGAATATTTTTTTTGTTTTTTATCCATTCACTTTTCTTTCAATAATAATAATTTTCTTGTTTCTATTTCAGTATAGAGGATCAATTTTGAATTGGATGAAAGCTTTGATCGAATTTTTTGGGGACTATAGTCTATTTATTTTCGTACTTCATGGTTTTTTTCGGAATATTTTTATTCCGCTTACAATAGAAAAATCTATACTTGAAGTTATTGGTTTTGCATTAGCCTATTTATTCTTTGTCACTATTTTGAGTGTGGTTTGTCAAAAAATATACAATTATCTGAAAACCATACTTTAATAAATTGGATTTACTTTTTTGTAAATAACTCAATTGAATAATCAATCAAATCCATACCTCCAATTTTACCATGTCCTGGAACAACTTTTTTCACATCAGGATATGCTAATTTCAATTCGGATAAACTTTCTGGCCATGCAATAGTATCAGCATCTTCAAGGTTTCCTTTCGACCAACCTAATGCTTTAACCAAACAACCTCCGAATAAGACTTTGTCACTTGGTATATAAGCCGTAATATTATCTGTAGTATGCCCCTTACCAAAGTACTTGAATTTCACCTCATGATCATCGACCATAATTGTGAGGGAATCTTTAAACGCATTCTGAGGGATAGGTTGATGATGTCTAGATGCATTTAATAAAGTTAGATATGAACCGTAGCTTTCTACTCCCTTTTTATGTAGGAAATTTAAACCCGCAGTACAATCCACATGAAAGTGAGTCGGCACTACAGCCTTTAGCTCAATATCATTTTCTTGAAGCCAATTGTATAACTCTTCTGTACTTTCTGCATCTGTTGGTGTATCGATTAAAACGGCTTCCTCGTCATCTATCACTAAAATCCCATTGCATTCCACTTTCCCAAAACTTTGTGTGTTTAAATAGGAAGTATGTTGCCAAACATGTTCAGATATAGCTTGTAATTTTAATGTTTCAGTTTGATATAATTTAGGAGTATTATAATCACAACTGAATAATAAGAGAAGTGTTATTGATAAGAGAAACTTAGTTTTCATTAATTTATGATTAGATTAGGTCTTAGTATTTAAAAACTCCCCAAAACAATAAAATGTTAAGGAGAGTATCAATTCTATTCGAATTTATTTTTAATATTCTTCGTCATCATCGACTTCCCCGAAACATAGATATTTTATTTCAAGGTATTCATCAATACCATACTTTGATCCTTCTCGCCCGAAACCACTTTCTTTAATACCACCAAAAGGGGCGACAGTGGTAGAAATCATTCCTGTATTGATACCAACCATTCCATATTCCAATGCTTCACTGACTTTCCAAATCACGGCGTAATCTCTGCCAT includes the following:
- a CDS encoding acyltransferase family protein — translated: MKQSILFSKNDTLQIKGIGILLIVLHNFFHWVQPSTGENEFFFDILFFKNYATLLIDYPEQFVNLSFSFFGHYGVQLFIFISGYGLSTSYSIKTSTYFAFIKHRLLKVYPPFLIGVFVLCLYTFFLNKKVLSIQWGLSIIYKLLSIHIFLPEEALSINGPWWFFGLIIHFYFIFIPLQRLINRYGISGFLGINFSAYLLIFLLLEPLLEHKIYVMANVIGHLPEFTLGIFIASRKVISIRKSWFFIALITFSLGNIFFVFYPFTFLSIIIIFLFLFQYRGSILNWMKALIEFFGDYSLFIFVLHGFFRNIFIPLTIEKSILEVIGFALAYLFFVTILSVVCQKIYNYLKTIL
- the bla gene encoding subclass B1 metallo-beta-lactamase, which codes for MKTKFLLSITLLLLFSCDYNTPKLYQTETLKLQAISEHVWQHTSYLNTQSFGKVECNGILVIDDEEAVLIDTPTDAESTEELYNWLQENDIELKAVVPTHFHVDCTAGLNFLHKKGVESYGSYLTLLNASRHHQPIPQNAFKDSLTIMVDDHEVKFKYFGKGHTTDNITAYIPSDKVLFGGCLVKALGWSKGNLEDADTIAWPESLSELKLAYPDVKKVVPGHGKIGGMDLIDYSIELFTKK